Below is a genomic region from Erigeron canadensis isolate Cc75 chromosome 7, C_canadensis_v1, whole genome shotgun sequence.
CGAAAACTCATTAAATAGTAAACAGGGTCAAAAGAGGAATATTGGATGTTTTCAACATCTTAATCTGATTTGTATTAACAAATTACATCAGATTATGATATATTAATGGCATAGATATTATTTCACTATTcatagtatatattatttgtaatcaaattcaatttaatacaATTTTAGCTGCTAAACCTAGAAAAATATTACCAGGTGTCCAGGTCAACATAACTACCCAGCCCCtacaaaaaaatgtttgttgTATTGCCTGAAGGATTTCACCCCTTTCCCAACCTGCTCGCcacacccattttgccacctctacctGCATCCAGCAAATATAATAGAAATGTTAACAGAAAACATGCATCTCTTACTTGATGAGTTCTTCCGGTGATGGGATGACATGATACAATACTAAATTTTCCATTTGTAGAAATCCTGGTAAACTTTGTACATGCAGCCTTCCCGTTTAAAGTACTCTTGGCCTTTTCATCTGTGTCCTCTGCCTACGCATAGAACAATATCCATTATATACAACGAAAATCAGACAGCAAAGATCACATATTCTCTGCATCAAGTAGGAATGAAAGTGAAAATCTCATAAGTAAATGTCACTCGGACACAACTTTATTACCTCTACTGAACTCCTTCCTTCTCGAGCATTGAAATTTACCCTAAGATTGACAACTTGCTGGATAAAAATTGAAAACGGATAACACAACAAAATACATTACTATTAGCTACATGCCTAAAGTCGCAAAATAAGAGGGTTGGGAAATAGGTCAACATAGGTAATTTGTGTACAGGTAAGGCAAGGTTAACCCGAAAGAAGTTGCCcggaaaattaaataaaacttatatcAGCAATTCAGCAATAATTTTGGTCAAAATTTGCATATTAgttctataattatctattttcAACACAAGTTATTTAAAGAattatacatcaaaaatatatatttttaaacagtTTCACCCATTTGGCCCGTTTCCTTTCTAGCTCTCTCTATATTTGAGCCGTTAAGAAAAAGATAACCCGAACGGACTAATTTTACCAGTTTGCCACATCTAACATTTTCATTAGCAATCTATTTATTCGCCCACTTGACACATTCATATTTGACCCATTTGTAGCATCTGACATTTCATTAACTATCTATTAACACCCCCACTCGACATATTtatccatttgacccatttccttttTTAACTTAACGTTCATCTTTGTATGAAATGTATACCTCCTCCTCAGGAAATTCCCCAACGACTTTCGCAATATATTGTTTCTGTACCATCCCAGATTCAATCTGACATACAACAAAGATGCGTCAATTTTTAGGTATAAGGACAGGAACCATGTGATAGAATGGAAAATAAGACACCACATTTAAGATGAAGGGATGAGGAATATATTAAGACTCCAACAATAAAGTGATCGATCATGAATCAGAATCTATAATACTTGGACCCAGGTTTCATTaaactttattaataatttactCCAGATGAGGGGAAATGCTGTAGTATCACCTGTTGTCTGAAAATCTCAGCTTGAGAAGCACTTCTGGCAAGAATAAGAAGTCCCGAGACCAATCGATCTAGCCGGTGAATAGCTTGTCGTATAGTCAAGAAACACAACATACTTTAAATCTATAAACAAACTACCAGAACAGAGATAAAAGGTGTGGatactaatttatcaaataaaaattgGATACGAAAGAGAGGTGCCAAGTCATGTTCTGCCTGAAGAATACCAACAACTGTATTCTTACGATATTGACCACATGGATGCACCTAGAAAAAAAGCAAATTATGTAATGAGTAACATAAAGCTTgctaaaaatgaaaagattgAGTTATTGGAAACCTATACTATTATATCTGGTGTACAGGTTTGCAATTAAGGAGGCATGCAAATGCAATAGATAAAAGCTTTTAACTTACTGGAACCGATGCAGGCTTACAAACCGTTAGAACATCTTCTCCTTTATGCAGAATTGTAACATCCAAAGCCATCACTGGGGGTTCATGCCTACATCCTTCCATATAGAATTCAGAGCTCGATTTTGTAATTGTATAGCCAAAATTAGGAAGTAAAGAGAACTCATGGTTTAGTGAGATAGTTTAAAGAATAGAATATTGAGTAAAACACACCTATGTAAGAAATGACTAATTTTTTGTGATGACTGAACTATGTATGAAACAGGCACTGTCTTTCCATCGACTTGTATGCGACCAGACTTAACAGCAGAATCCTACAAGTTTCcaaatatatgataaaatcaTAATAACTATTTGGATGATTCACAGACATCGCATAATGTAAGGTTGATCAAATTGGCCGAAATTTTGAAATTGCTCCAAGATCATTGAAAGTGAAACTCTCTAATAAAAATTTGTACACAGAACAAGGTTCCCCATCCCCAAAAGCTTTATGTGCTCTATATGATATAAGATTCAACACAAATTTTCCCTGGAACTCAAAGTAGAAACAATGTTTTGTACCGCAAAATGATTGGAACACAATGCAATGACAAAACAATAAAACTCAATGACATATTGGGATACTGCATTTATCTTGAAGCCTATATAAAGGGAGTTCAAAGCCATGTTAATACACATGACACATTGTGTTGTGTTTTATCTTGTTGCCACATCGAGCATCCTTATTTCATCCGTGTATCATTGCAACCATTTCTTCATGAAGCATAACACTGTTTTTGCATCAAATATTATGGCATGTAATTATTGAGGCTAACAATGTATAGACCGTTTAATAACTTTAAGCACTTGGGGCATTCTTATTATCCTTGTTTGTATT
It encodes:
- the LOC122607355 gene encoding RNA pseudouridine synthase 7-like gives rise to the protein MKRNRENMEIVWQTPANPPERHDYIFRNGIRYVKPYYFEFISHAKNRWAGKTIVDLFADEFKGRKRDYYDSAVKSGRIQVDGKTVPVSYIVQSSQKISHFLHRHEPPVMALDVTILHKGEDVLTVCKPASVPVHPCGQYRKNTVVGILQAEHDLAPLFPIHRLDRLVSGLLILARSASQAEIFRQQIESGMVQKQYIAKVVGEFPEEEQVVNLRVNFNAREGRSSVEAEDTDEKAKSTLNGKAACTKFTRISTNGKFSIVSCHPITGRTHQIRVHLQSMGHPIANDMLYLTDYADSSSSRRAFTAHKTTVKSNHPLQVNSDDCTSAPEDSTEDFDIDPMCTNCPNLAPIGYDGSEEGLWLHCVRYSGPNWVYECPYPNWAFLT